One region of Limisphaerales bacterium genomic DNA includes:
- a CDS encoding class II aldolase/adducin family protein has protein sequence MSAAGEFIQFNPVQLSGTVPEDTTALREACATLAARDLHTSYTGTHLIGSNGNVSVRRAPGFVITATQLPSKENLAPEDCVHLETCAGGEARFHGPKLPSSESILHWHLFETFTAIQAIVHVHESNALLYSESNRARWPELGIVESTRDIGGGTLQVGQATAETFTTESDYVILKNHRPNWDLGRTGTVVLGRTLEEALERTLKVHEALK, from the coding sequence GTGAGTGCCGCCGGAGAGTTCATTCAGTTCAACCCCGTGCAACTTTCCGGCACCGTGCCGGAGGATACCACCGCCCTGCGCGAAGCCTGCGCCACACTGGCCGCCCGCGATCTGCACACCAGCTACACCGGCACGCACCTCATCGGCAGCAACGGCAATGTCAGCGTGCGCCGCGCGCCGGGCTTTGTCATCACCGCCACTCAGCTCCCTTCAAAGGAAAACCTCGCGCCCGAAGATTGCGTGCACCTCGAAACCTGCGCCGGCGGGGAAGCGCGTTTTCACGGCCCCAAACTTCCTTCCTCCGAATCCATCCTGCACTGGCATCTGTTTGAAACCTTCACCGCCATCCAAGCCATCGTCCACGTCCACGAATCCAATGCACTTTTATATTCCGAATCCAACCGCGCGCGTTGGCCCGAGCTCGGCATTGTGGAATCCACCCGCGACATCGGCGGCGGCACCCTCCAAGTCGGCCAAGCCACCGCCGAAACCTTCACCACCGAGTCAGACTACGTCATCCTAAAAAACCACCGGCCCAACTGGGACTTAGGCCGCACCGGCACCGTCGTCCTCGGCCGCACCTTGGAAGAAGCCCTCGAGCGCACACTCAAAGTTCACGAGGCGTTGAAATAA
- a CDS encoding PAS and helix-turn-helix domain-containing protein — translation MAETWELVTDAISVVDPQTGQLLYVNGAWRRLYGYSSQMALGTQVEGLVNPKKLTKKLRKQIHEETLQGHWCGRLINRDAKGREFPVDLSTGLVNAPNGKLIGLLGVGTPLRGGTVTDEKINRLVLHHQETLSRELQTLLESTLFNGDPIANGKSEHNGRVQGIERLSPREIEVFDLIGQGLSTVQISRNLKVSHYTIQAHRNHIRDKLDLRDSAVLTFRAYQWSREKKINKAPSAKAK, via the coding sequence TTGGCAGAAACCTGGGAGTTGGTCACTGACGCCATTTCCGTGGTTGATCCGCAGACTGGCCAGTTGCTTTATGTGAACGGCGCATGGCGGCGGCTTTATGGGTATTCCTCTCAAATGGCGCTGGGCACGCAAGTGGAGGGTTTGGTGAACCCCAAAAAACTCACCAAAAAACTCCGGAAACAAATTCACGAGGAAACGCTTCAAGGCCATTGGTGTGGACGGTTGATCAATCGCGACGCCAAAGGGCGGGAGTTTCCAGTGGATCTCAGCACCGGATTGGTGAACGCGCCGAACGGAAAACTGATTGGACTGCTCGGCGTGGGCACCCCCCTTCGTGGAGGCACGGTGACCGATGAAAAAATTAACCGATTGGTATTGCACCATCAGGAAACCCTCTCACGGGAATTGCAGACATTACTTGAATCAACCCTGTTCAACGGCGACCCCATCGCCAACGGAAAAAGTGAGCACAACGGCCGTGTGCAGGGCATTGAGCGTTTGAGCCCGCGTGAAATTGAAGTGTTTGACCTCATTGGCCAGGGATTGAGCACTGTGCAAATATCCCGCAACCTCAAAGTGAGCCACTACACCATTCAAGCTCACCGAAACCACATCCGCGATAAGCTGGACCTTCGCGACAGCGCGGTCCTGACATTTCGCGCGTACCAATGGTCCCGCGAGAAAAAGATCAACAAGGCACCGTCCGCCAAGGCAAAGTAA
- a CDS encoding response regulator, giving the protein MSDPYNDPSVNKVLAVDDDALVLAALKEQLPQMGFHVTTVDSDTLAREHLKAEVFGIILIEQNLAGTSGIELLKEAQEAQPDATRILLASGISIAEVTEVLNSGLIFRYVSKPWMSNDLHATLMNAAQCYRMKKEIEALQNRNLQLNEQMAAGGGGGGGGGGGGGGGSMASAMGGQIAFEAINKMLYTFHPNLGNTAQRAKAICKSIGEVMELSPEDTQILSTAAEAHDIGLMNTEIGVVRRWMRDPEKCTDEEWAVIKEHPGIGSNILLHLGELQMADPEDEEEINPFASIAEVVKHHHEHWDGTGYPDKLKGETIPRLARLLAPVIYYCNQTAADVQLIKYMETELADHVFDPDAVRALVKAVPLTRMPRGEREILLIELKPGMELARPIFNTNGMKLLDAGKKLEDRHINKIHSINRMTPINPLVLVYC; this is encoded by the coding sequence ATGAGTGATCCCTACAATGACCCTAGCGTAAACAAGGTGCTGGCCGTCGACGACGACGCGCTCGTGCTCGCCGCGCTCAAGGAGCAACTGCCGCAGATGGGCTTCCACGTCACCACGGTGGATAGCGACACCCTTGCGCGCGAGCATTTGAAGGCGGAAGTCTTTGGCATCATCCTGATCGAGCAAAACCTCGCCGGCACCTCTGGTATTGAGTTGCTCAAAGAAGCGCAGGAAGCACAGCCCGATGCCACACGTATCCTGCTTGCCAGCGGCATCAGCATCGCGGAAGTCACCGAGGTGCTCAACAGCGGCCTCATCTTCCGCTACGTCTCCAAGCCGTGGATGAGCAATGACCTGCACGCCACGCTTATGAACGCCGCGCAATGTTACCGGATGAAGAAGGAAATTGAGGCACTGCAAAATCGCAATCTCCAGCTCAATGAGCAAATGGCCGCGGGCGGCGGCGGCGGCGGCGGCGGCGGGGGCGGGGGCGGGGGCGGCAGTATGGCGAGTGCGATGGGCGGGCAAATTGCCTTTGAGGCGATCAACAAAATGCTCTACACGTTTCACCCCAACCTCGGCAATACCGCCCAACGCGCCAAAGCGATCTGTAAATCCATCGGCGAAGTGATGGAGCTTTCACCCGAGGATACCCAGATTTTATCCACTGCCGCCGAAGCGCACGACATCGGCCTGATGAATACTGAAATCGGTGTGGTACGCCGTTGGATGCGGGATCCGGAAAAATGCACCGACGAAGAATGGGCCGTCATCAAGGAACATCCCGGGATTGGCTCCAACATCTTGCTGCACCTCGGCGAGTTACAAATGGCTGACCCCGAGGATGAGGAGGAAATAAACCCATTCGCGTCCATTGCCGAAGTGGTGAAGCATCATCACGAACATTGGGACGGCACCGGTTATCCTGACAAGCTCAAGGGTGAAACCATCCCGCGCCTTGCGCGCCTACTCGCGCCGGTGATTTATTATTGCAACCAAACGGCTGCCGACGTGCAGCTCATCAAGTATATGGAAACCGAGCTGGCCGATCACGTGTTCGATCCCGATGCCGTGAGGGCACTGGTGAAAGCCGTGCCACTCACGCGAATGCCCCGCGGCGAACGCGAAATCCTCCTCATCGAGCTCAAGCCTGGGATGGAGCTTGCGCGGCCTATTTTCAATACCAACGGAATGAAACTGCTGGACGCAGGCAAGAAGCTCGAAGATCGGCACATCAATAAAATCCACTCCATCAATCGGATGACCCCCATCAATCCGTTAGTTTTGGTCTATTGCTAA
- a CDS encoding VCBS repeat-containing protein, with protein MHLNTLERRADQRIYTRLGTEPFTGRAVSSHPNGEPAIEKYFENGRPHGSHREWRAGGTRAIEAHFKDGQWHGRYTNFHPDGQPQLELHYANGRKHGRHREWRANGLLLYTRTWKHGVLTKTEPSPTLQTEVDALTTERERLDTSVWTRELQALNQFNSFKEMVGAILNADNPWAELSKAPVNFQFGKPLASIPHEWGIEELLFGGTGEGIPATTWASLKQSGWTIAGTQWRLINSDTTEFTVNAHRPGKERATVKGELQRAKGKLNITKLRVFQRRGGPVFESLATIDAGAKALPLLVRDLDADGTPEMIAVGANRIFRQRDGKFLGTRFAKYLPIGCTAAVLADLNGDGHTDLFAVPHEQPPLWIPGNAKGEFDASPFPVAVRASPMGRAWACSAGDIDGDGDLDMWVTQNRPAGQGDQGGRMPTPYWDANDGHPAYLLMNDGKGNFREVTVPAGLAAKRGRRVTASALLDLDGDFDNDLVIASEYAGLDIFYNNGQGVFSDATPSLAANRHAFGQGLALADFNGDGRTDVFLAGRSSTTAQRLQAMGLGHAEFPKHNRHRAGMSAGNKLLLNDGRFLNPATPPALARTGWSSGCAVMDFDNDGDADLFVANGHRTQQGKPDHDSTFWRHTIYSGSSEKNPALMMLHEQYQAARQSWCGNEHNAFFLNEGQGQFVEAGFLLGLGHNFDGRSAVSADVDGDGRLDLIVAEQTPAGITLHVLRNAAKPTGHWVAVRLHGRCMGAQVTVHYEGEAATQQIISGDSFRTQHPATLHFGLGKISKINRIEVRWPGGAITRSDNPAIDRLQELRPK; from the coding sequence GTGCATTTAAACACCCTCGAGCGCCGTGCCGATCAACGAATTTATACGCGCCTCGGCACCGAACCCTTCACCGGGCGCGCGGTTTCCAGCCATCCAAACGGCGAACCGGCGATTGAAAAATATTTTGAAAACGGCCGGCCCCATGGCTCCCATCGCGAATGGCGCGCGGGCGGCACACGCGCCATTGAGGCCCATTTTAAAGACGGCCAGTGGCATGGCCGCTACACCAATTTTCATCCCGACGGCCAGCCGCAATTAGAATTGCATTATGCCAACGGCCGCAAACACGGCCGCCATCGCGAGTGGCGCGCCAATGGATTATTGCTCTACACGCGCACTTGGAAGCACGGTGTGCTGACCAAAACTGAGCCCTCGCCCACGCTGCAAACAGAAGTGGACGCGCTCACCACCGAACGCGAAAGACTGGACACATCGGTGTGGACGCGCGAATTGCAGGCATTGAACCAATTCAATTCATTCAAGGAAATGGTTGGTGCCATCTTGAATGCCGACAACCCATGGGCAGAATTATCGAAAGCGCCAGTGAATTTTCAATTTGGCAAACCGCTGGCCAGCATTCCCCACGAGTGGGGGATTGAAGAACTTCTTTTCGGCGGCACCGGCGAAGGGATCCCCGCAACCACTTGGGCATCACTCAAACAAAGTGGCTGGACCATTGCAGGAACCCAATGGCGATTGATCAACTCTGATACCACTGAATTTACCGTGAACGCCCACCGCCCCGGCAAAGAACGCGCCACGGTGAAAGGCGAATTGCAACGGGCAAAGGGCAAGCTGAACATCACCAAACTTCGGGTGTTCCAGCGCAGGGGCGGGCCGGTGTTTGAGTCATTGGCAACAATTGACGCAGGGGCGAAGGCGTTGCCGTTGTTGGTGCGGGATTTAGACGCGGACGGCACACCGGAGATGATTGCGGTGGGGGCCAATCGAATTTTCCGCCAGCGGGATGGGAAATTTCTCGGCACGCGCTTTGCAAAATATTTGCCGATCGGCTGCACGGCAGCGGTGTTGGCGGATTTGAATGGGGACGGCCACACAGATTTATTTGCCGTACCGCACGAGCAACCGCCCTTGTGGATTCCCGGCAACGCAAAAGGAGAGTTCGATGCATCGCCATTTCCCGTGGCCGTGCGGGCCTCACCGATGGGCCGCGCGTGGGCGTGCTCGGCGGGTGATATTGACGGCGATGGGGATCTCGATATGTGGGTGACGCAAAACCGCCCGGCCGGCCAAGGCGATCAAGGCGGCCGAATGCCCACGCCGTATTGGGACGCCAACGATGGACATCCGGCGTATTTGTTGATGAACGATGGCAAAGGAAATTTCCGCGAGGTCACCGTGCCCGCCGGTCTCGCAGCCAAGCGCGGACGGCGCGTCACGGCCTCGGCGTTGTTGGATTTGGACGGGGATTTTGACAATGACCTCGTGATAGCCAGCGAATATGCGGGGCTCGATATTTTTTACAACAACGGCCAGGGCGTGTTCTCCGATGCCACGCCTTCGCTGGCGGCCAATCGCCACGCCTTCGGCCAAGGGCTCGCGCTGGCGGATTTCAACGGGGACGGCCGCACGGATGTGTTCCTCGCCGGTCGCAGCAGCACCACCGCGCAGCGCTTGCAGGCGATGGGGCTGGGGCACGCCGAGTTTCCAAAACACAACCGCCATCGCGCGGGCATGAGTGCGGGCAACAAATTGCTGCTCAATGACGGGCGGTTTCTCAACCCCGCCACACCGCCCGCCCTCGCGCGCACGGGCTGGAGCAGCGGCTGTGCGGTGATGGATTTTGATAATGACGGCGACGCGGATCTCTTTGTCGCCAATGGCCATCGCACCCAACAAGGCAAGCCGGACCACGATTCCACATTCTGGCGGCACACTATATATAGTGGGAGTTCGGAAAAAAATCCTGCGTTGATGATGTTGCACGAGCAATACCAAGCCGCGCGCCAATCGTGGTGCGGCAACGAACACAACGCATTTTTTCTCAACGAAGGCCAAGGGCAATTCGTGGAAGCGGGTTTTCTGCTCGGATTGGGCCACAACTTTGACGGCCGCAGCGCGGTGAGCGCGGACGTGGACGGCGACGGCCGGCTCGACCTCATTGTGGCGGAACAAACGCCCGCGGGCATCACGCTGCACGTGCTGCGAAACGCCGCGAAGCCAACCGGCCATTGGGTGGCCGTGCGTCTGCACGGGCGATGCATGGGCGCGCAAGTCACCGTGCACTACGAGGGAGAAGCAGCAACACAGCAAATCATCAGCGGCGATTCCTTCCGCACCCAGCACCCGGCCACGCTGCATTTTGGTTTGGGCAAGATCTCAAAAATTAACCGCATCGAAGTCCGCTGGCCCGGCGGTGCGATTACGCGTTCGGATAATCCGGCCATCGATCGCCTCCAAGAGTTGCGCCCGAAATAG
- a CDS encoding Gfo/Idh/MocA family oxidoreductase, whose protein sequence is MSEQTINIALVGLGFGAEFIPIHQAHPNANLIAVCRRNEAEMSKVADAFGIEKRYTDYDELLKDPEIDAVHINSPIADHAAQSLKALRAGKHVMCTVPMATTIEDCEALCQAVDETGLKYMMAETVVYSREFLFIKELYEKGELGKLQYLAASHPQDMDGWPSYWEAMIPMHYATHVVSPCLGMVNGLAEYVSCFGSGTVRDDIAAKSGNKFAVESCHIKIKDSDVSAHIWRCLYDVARQYRESIDVYGTKKSFEWTLAENDPHILHVAKRPEAEIPERVEIPDFAHRLPEPIRKFTQTIEDADHLSFVQGGGHGGSHPHMVNEFLTALVEDRDPWPNAKTAANWTAVGICAHQSAEQGGARVELPDFTL, encoded by the coding sequence ATGAGTGAACAGACCATCAACATCGCGCTCGTCGGCCTCGGGTTTGGGGCGGAATTTATCCCCATTCATCAGGCGCATCCCAATGCCAATCTCATCGCTGTGTGCCGGCGCAATGAGGCGGAGATGAGCAAGGTGGCCGATGCGTTTGGCATCGAGAAACGCTACACCGATTACGATGAATTGCTGAAGGATCCGGAGATTGATGCGGTACACATCAACTCGCCGATTGCCGATCACGCCGCGCAATCGCTCAAAGCCCTCCGCGCGGGGAAGCACGTGATGTGCACCGTGCCGATGGCGACGACGATTGAGGATTGCGAGGCGCTGTGCCAAGCGGTTGATGAAACCGGTTTGAAATATATGATGGCGGAGACGGTGGTTTACAGCCGCGAGTTTTTGTTCATTAAGGAATTGTACGAAAAGGGCGAACTGGGCAAGTTGCAATATCTCGCCGCGAGCCATCCGCAGGATATGGACGGCTGGCCGAGCTATTGGGAGGCAATGATCCCGATGCATTACGCCACGCACGTGGTGAGCCCGTGCCTTGGGATGGTGAACGGTCTCGCGGAATATGTGAGTTGTTTCGGCAGCGGCACGGTGCGCGATGATATCGCGGCCAAGAGCGGCAATAAATTTGCAGTCGAGAGCTGCCACATCAAAATCAAGGACAGCGATGTATCGGCGCACATTTGGCGATGCCTGTACGACGTCGCACGGCAGTACCGCGAGAGCATCGATGTTTATGGCACCAAGAAAAGTTTTGAATGGACGCTTGCCGAAAACGATCCGCACATCCTGCACGTGGCCAAGCGACCCGAGGCGGAGATCCCCGAGCGCGTCGAAATACCCGACTTCGCGCATCGGTTGCCGGAACCCATTCGGAAATTCACACAAACCATCGAAGACGCCGATCACCTATCCTTCGTCCAAGGCGGCGGTCACGGCGGGAGTCATCCGCATATGGTGAACGAATTTCTCACCGCCCTCGTCGAGGATCGCGACCCATGGCCGAATGCCAAAACCGCGGCCAACTGGACCGCCGTCGGCATCTGCGCCCACCAATCCGCCGAACAAGGCGGCGCGCGCGTGGAGCTGCCAGACTTTACGCTTTAA
- a CDS encoding HDOD domain-containing protein, with protein MSKSDKLVKYLAYESHDKKWVSDKLIYLLAGDPVIPPFNAAAMKLAEISRDENCQMEDVGKVIQMDPGLASDVIRVASSVGFAARRISSIDQAMMLIGMQQIRRIAFAMGVMKNFEHLKSQVDWGAFWLHSIMVARLTERVAAAYRPPCGSEYLAGLLHDCGKLLLEHYFPEEFDAIIIRATERACGHVLVEREFLGVTHAQIGAAICECMQAHLEVIRAVWYHHDPFNTTLDDQPDNSKFLSACVAVADALVNYKQLNIFGARIMDYDQPFEELPEWQFLGQYQMSYGLELDLDAELEAAKSDLKSFGL; from the coding sequence GTGTCCAAATCCGATAAACTAGTCAAATATCTTGCCTACGAATCCCACGACAAAAAGTGGGTGTCGGACAAGCTTATCTATTTGCTCGCTGGCGATCCGGTGATCCCCCCTTTCAATGCCGCCGCAATGAAGCTGGCGGAGATATCGCGGGATGAAAATTGCCAGATGGAAGACGTCGGCAAAGTCATCCAAATGGATCCCGGCCTCGCTTCGGACGTCATTCGGGTGGCCAGCTCGGTGGGCTTTGCCGCGCGCCGCATCTCGAGCATCGATCAGGCGATGATGCTGATCGGGATGCAACAAATTCGCCGCATCGCCTTTGCGATGGGCGTAATGAAAAATTTTGAGCATTTAAAATCACAGGTGGATTGGGGCGCGTTTTGGCTGCACAGCATTATGGTGGCGCGCCTCACCGAGCGTGTGGCCGCGGCGTATCGTCCGCCGTGCGGCTCGGAATATCTCGCCGGGTTGCTGCACGATTGCGGCAAGCTGTTGCTCGAGCATTATTTTCCGGAGGAGTTTGATGCGATCATCATCCGCGCCACCGAACGTGCGTGTGGGCACGTGCTGGTGGAGCGCGAGTTCCTCGGCGTGACCCACGCCCAAATCGGGGCGGCCATTTGCGAATGTATGCAGGCACACCTCGAGGTGATCCGCGCGGTGTGGTATCATCACGATCCCTTCAACACCACGCTCGATGATCAGCCGGACAACAGCAAATTTCTCTCCGCCTGTGTGGCGGTGGCGGATGCGTTGGTGAATTATAAACAGCTTAATATTTTCGGCGCGCGCATTATGGATTACGATCAGCCTTTCGAGGAGCTCCCCGAGTGGCAGTTTTTGGGCCAGTACCAAATGAGCTACGGACTGGAACTGGATTTGGATGCGGAACTCGAAGCGGCAAAGTCCGACCTGAAATCGTTTGGACTCTAA
- a CDS encoding M20 family metallopeptidase, protein MTLAIQLSTFGHEFTGKHTMTALEIAQELVRLPSVNPLHDETSAGEGAVVDWLEQWGQSHDLQTLREPALPGRDNISFTIKNGDGPHLLLNGHTDTVSVTGMSIDPFSGEVRDGRLWGRGSTDMKGPLACMLAALLELRARNDWHGTVTVGCVVDEETEFQGIVKLIEGHDPWDFAVVGEPTELRVVRGCKGCLRTVVRVRGRAAHSSDPAQGRNAIVGMAPMLEAMQEFFDTEISQFTREGFSPCTGSVGLIEGGTAVNIVPDECAATFDIRTVPGQDTAATSTALEKFVREKVGERDGYELIFDPPYHDSPNFETAADHPLVQTACALRDQPAADTVAFGCDGSKLAAVGIPTIILGPGNIDQAHTKDEYIALTDLEAGTTVYVDLARALLPQ, encoded by the coding sequence TTGACTTTAGCCATTCAGCTTTCTACCTTCGGGCATGAATTCACCGGCAAGCACACCATGACCGCACTTGAAATTGCTCAGGAACTGGTCCGCCTACCCAGCGTGAATCCGCTGCACGATGAAACCAGCGCCGGCGAGGGTGCCGTGGTCGATTGGCTGGAGCAATGGGGCCAGTCTCACGATCTGCAAACCCTTCGCGAACCGGCACTGCCCGGGCGCGACAACATATCCTTCACCATAAAAAATGGCGACGGCCCGCATCTGTTGCTCAATGGCCACACCGACACCGTCAGCGTAACCGGCATGAGCATTGATCCCTTCAGCGGCGAAGTGCGCGACGGGCGATTATGGGGGCGCGGCTCCACGGATATGAAAGGCCCGCTGGCGTGCATGCTCGCGGCATTGCTCGAGCTGCGCGCGCGCAACGATTGGCACGGCACGGTCACCGTTGGCTGCGTGGTGGATGAGGAAACTGAATTTCAGGGCATCGTTAAGCTGATTGAAGGCCACGACCCGTGGGACTTCGCCGTGGTGGGCGAGCCCACCGAATTACGCGTAGTGCGCGGCTGCAAAGGTTGCCTCCGAACGGTCGTCCGCGTCCGCGGCCGCGCCGCGCACAGCAGCGATCCCGCCCAAGGCCGCAACGCCATCGTCGGCATGGCGCCGATGCTGGAAGCAATGCAGGAATTTTTTGATACGGAAATCAGCCAGTTCACCCGCGAAGGCTTCAGCCCGTGCACCGGCTCGGTGGGGCTCATCGAGGGCGGCACCGCGGTGAACATCGTGCCCGACGAATGCGCCGCCACATTCGACATCCGCACCGTGCCGGGACAGGACACCGCCGCCACTTCCACCGCATTAGAAAAATTCGTTCGCGAAAAAGTGGGCGAACGCGATGGATACGAATTGATTTTTGATCCGCCCTATCACGACAGCCCGAATTTTGAAACCGCCGCCGACCATCCCCTCGTACAAACCGCCTGCGCCCTCCGCGATCAACCCGCCGCCGACACCGTGGCCTTCGGCTGCGATGGCAGCAAACTCGCCGCCGTCGGCATCCCCACCATCATCCTCGGCCCCGGCAATATCGACCAAGCCCACACCAAAGATGAGTACATCGCCCTCACCGATCTCGAAGCCGGCACGACGGTTTATGTGGATTTAGCCCGCGCGCTGTTGCCGCAGTAA
- a CDS encoding beta-propeller fold lactonase family protein encodes MNALIAALLVSVSAGKDNQLRLYDFNPANGALVERAKINLPGSPGAQCLSPDGNHLYVAVRNVNSVAAFRINHAKKTLEPLGLTDIGANAAYVSTDRTGRTLLWASYSGGEVGTHSIAQNGAVEKTALSRIKTERCAHAILTDPANRYAYVPHTGPNAVYQFTFDAATGKLAPHPQPKVHPAAGLEPRHLAFHPTLPVIYFDDEKGDSVTTYQRSPKTGKLVPIQTASTLPAGFDGAKNSCADIEITADGKFVYASNRGHNSIATFAVDPRTGRLKSLGQFPTGEVPRSFNLAPDNKWLIAAGQRSHDLHVYRRNPLNGKLIPAGKLPTGQGPGWVQFIPVHKVKK; translated from the coding sequence ATGAATGCACTCATCGCCGCTCTGCTCGTATCCGTTTCCGCCGGAAAAGATAATCAACTACGGCTTTACGATTTCAATCCCGCCAACGGTGCCCTCGTCGAACGCGCCAAAATTAACCTCCCCGGCTCACCCGGCGCCCAATGCCTCAGCCCCGATGGCAACCACCTCTACGTCGCCGTCCGCAACGTAAACAGCGTCGCCGCCTTCCGCATTAATCACGCCAAAAAAACTCTTGAACCCCTTGGCCTCACCGACATCGGCGCCAACGCCGCCTATGTTTCCACCGACCGCACCGGCCGCACCCTCCTCTGGGCCAGCTATAGCGGCGGCGAAGTGGGCACTCATTCCATTGCTCAAAATGGGGCTGTGGAAAAAACCGCGCTCAGTCGAATCAAAACCGAACGCTGCGCCCATGCGATCCTAACCGACCCTGCCAACCGTTACGCCTACGTCCCCCACACCGGCCCCAACGCCGTCTACCAATTCACCTTCGATGCCGCCACCGGCAAACTCGCCCCGCATCCCCAGCCCAAGGTGCACCCCGCCGCCGGCCTTGAACCACGCCACCTCGCCTTCCATCCCACACTCCCCGTCATTTATTTTGATGACGAAAAAGGCGACAGCGTCACCACCTACCAACGCTCCCCCAAAACCGGCAAACTCGTCCCCATCCAAACCGCCTCCACACTCCCCGCCGGATTCGACGGCGCAAAAAATTCCTGCGCCGACATTGAAATTACCGCCGACGGCAAATTCGTCTACGCCTCCAACCGCGGCCACAACTCCATTGCCACCTTCGCCGTTGACCCCAGGACCGGCCGACTTAAAAGCCTCGGCCAATTCCCCACCGGCGAAGTGCCCCGTTCTTTCAACCTCGCCCCCGATAACAAATGGCTCATCGCCGCCGGCCAACGCAGTCACGATCTCCACGTCTACCGCCGCAATCCCCTCAATGGCAAACTCATCCCCGCTGGAAAACTCCCCACTGGTCAGGGTCCCGGCTGGGTTCAATTCATCCCCGTTCACAAAGTGAAAAAGTGA
- a CDS encoding TonB-dependent receptor, which yields MTEPTLNTSQKAQAINFDRGQYGTFAEIGAGQEVARWFFRVGGASGTVAKSMSAYDMAVSDAIYGPSERYVSEDRLRHMLDHEYGLLDQRLAPERGADTRFFVYANTVAARSFSRQQDGQGWMGIRFQTAPGKPPSDLVLHVRLLDKDNLKQQEAVGIIGVNLIHGAMESHADPGRLVGSLLDGLGPRRAEVGLARFSGPDFEGVDNRLMALELVKQGLAQATLFDTSGEVTHPTEALYHKPIILERGSFRPVTHTTHHMLQSSLAQFVEEPRVEGKEVTVLFEMTLKNLSHEGEIDSRDFLERVDILAAMGEGLGGDHKVMVSNCAEFHKLARYLFRYTKEPVGVTLGVPTLREIFEEKYYAELEGGLLEACGRLFKNDLRLYVYPAAIPEGGVLHAKDLCLPKHLQGLFNYLVENNFIRGIDEFNPDYLTIHSREVLKHIQAGDDAWEKMVPPAVAACIRARGLLGC from the coding sequence ATGACTGAACCCACGCTTAATACTTCGCAAAAGGCGCAGGCCATCAATTTCGATCGCGGCCAATACGGCACCTTCGCTGAGATCGGCGCGGGGCAGGAAGTGGCGCGGTGGTTTTTCCGCGTGGGCGGCGCATCCGGCACGGTGGCCAAGAGCATGAGCGCCTACGATATGGCCGTGAGCGACGCCATCTATGGCCCCTCCGAACGCTACGTGAGTGAGGATCGTCTGCGCCATATGTTGGATCACGAATATGGTTTACTCGACCAACGCCTCGCGCCCGAGCGCGGCGCGGATACGCGCTTTTTTGTGTACGCCAATACTGTGGCCGCCCGCAGTTTCAGCCGTCAACAGGATGGCCAGGGTTGGATGGGAATCCGATTTCAAACTGCCCCCGGCAAACCGCCCAGCGATTTGGTGCTGCACGTGCGCCTGCTGGACAAGGACAATCTGAAACAACAGGAGGCCGTCGGCATCATCGGCGTGAACCTCATCCACGGCGCGATGGAATCGCACGCGGATCCGGGGCGGTTGGTCGGCAGTCTCCTCGATGGCCTCGGCCCGCGCCGGGCGGAGGTGGGCTTGGCGCGTTTTAGTGGGCCGGATTTTGAGGGGGTGGACAATCGGCTGATGGCGCTGGAATTAGTGAAACAGGGACTGGCTCAAGCCACCCTGTTTGACACCAGCGGCGAAGTGACCCATCCCACCGAGGCGCTATATCACAAGCCCATCATCCTGGAGCGCGGCAGTTTCCGGCCAGTCACGCACACCACGCATCATATGTTGCAAAGCAGCCTTGCGCAATTTGTGGAGGAGCCACGGGTGGAGGGCAAGGAGGTGACGGTGCTGTTTGAAATGACGCTGAAAAACTTATCGCACGAAGGAGAAATCGATTCGCGCGATTTTCTGGAGCGCGTGGACATCCTTGCGGCTATGGGTGAAGGGCTCGGCGGCGACCACAAAGTGATGGTATCCAATTGCGCGGAGTTTCATAAACTCGCCCGCTATCTTTTTCGGTATACCAAAGAACCGGTGGGCGTAACGCTGGGCGTGCCAACCTTGCGCGAAATATTTGAGGAAAAATATTATGCCGAATTGGAGGGCGGTCTGCTCGAAGCGTGTGGGCGATTATTCAAAAATGATCTTCGCCTGTACGTGTACCCCGCCGCCATTCCGGAAGGCGGCGTGCTTCATGCAAAAGATCTTTGTTTGCCCAAGCACTTGCAGGGGCTCTTTAATTATTTGGTGGAAAACAATTTTATCCGGGGCATTGATGAATTTAATCCCGATTACCTCACCATCCACTCACGGGAGGTGCTGAAGCACATCCAGGCCGGTGACGATGCTTGGGAGAAAATGGTGCCCCCGGCGGTCGCGGCGTGCATTCGCGCGCGCGGTCTGCTAGGCTGTTAA